From one Treponema denticola genomic stretch:
- the lysS gene encoding lysine--tRNA ligase produces the protein MSNEKKLLHWADQTAEKIIRERGDLDVYTCASGITPSGTVHVGNFREIISVDLVVRALRSRGKNVRFIYSWDDYDVFRKVPANMPKPEVLEKYLRYPITMVPDTFERDENYARHHEHDVEAVLPRVGIHPEYLYQAERYQKGMYAEGMKKALDNREELKDILNTYRDEAHKITEEYWPVSVFCTACNKDTTKIESWDNDWTLKYSCECEHCEAVDLRKAKSAKLGWRVDWPMRWAFEKTVFEPAGKDHHSQGGSFDTASLVSDRIYNWPAPVSFRYDFIGLKGVPGKMASSKGKVVSLAEVLEVYQPEVARYLFAGTRPNTEFVISFDLDVIKIYEDYDKTERIAWKAEKAKNDETFEKEYRIYELSQIDGMPECISYQIPFRHLCNLLQINSGDIEAVIKGLPDVKPAQADRLRSRAECAWNWITDGGAPEEFKFALRADGSKAELSEPETKAIKTIRDSLLPKMDEMDEKTFSTALYDAAKECGLESKQMFVAVYQALVSKDQGPRLAGFMKTIGKERLEKIFKDY, from the coding sequence ATGTCAAACGAAAAGAAATTATTACATTGGGCAGATCAGACTGCCGAAAAAATCATAAGAGAGAGGGGAGACCTCGATGTTTATACCTGCGCGTCCGGTATTACGCCTTCGGGAACCGTTCACGTAGGAAATTTCCGCGAAATTATTTCCGTCGATTTGGTTGTGAGGGCCTTGCGCTCCCGCGGAAAAAATGTGCGCTTTATTTATTCTTGGGACGACTATGATGTATTCCGAAAGGTTCCCGCAAATATGCCCAAGCCCGAAGTTTTGGAAAAATACCTCCGCTATCCGATTACTATGGTTCCCGATACATTTGAGAGGGATGAAAATTATGCCCGCCACCACGAGCATGATGTAGAAGCCGTATTGCCCCGCGTCGGGATTCATCCCGAATATCTTTATCAAGCCGAACGCTATCAAAAGGGGATGTATGCCGAAGGAATGAAAAAAGCCCTGGATAACAGGGAAGAGCTTAAAGACATTTTAAATACTTACCGAGATGAGGCACATAAAATTACCGAAGAATACTGGCCCGTTTCCGTTTTTTGTACGGCCTGTAATAAGGACACAACAAAGATAGAATCATGGGACAATGATTGGACGCTTAAGTATTCTTGTGAATGCGAGCATTGCGAAGCCGTGGATCTGCGGAAGGCAAAATCTGCAAAGCTGGGATGGAGGGTTGACTGGCCCATGCGCTGGGCTTTTGAAAAAACCGTTTTTGAGCCGGCCGGAAAGGATCACCATTCACAAGGAGGTTCCTTCGATACGGCAAGCTTGGTTTCCGACCGTATTTATAACTGGCCTGCTCCCGTAAGTTTCCGCTATGATTTTATCGGTTTAAAGGGAGTGCCCGGAAAGATGGCCTCTTCTAAGGGAAAGGTTGTAAGCCTTGCAGAAGTACTCGAAGTTTATCAGCCCGAAGTTGCCCGCTATCTTTTTGCGGGTACAAGGCCCAACACCGAATTCGTTATCAGCTTTGACCTTGATGTAATTAAGATTTACGAGGACTATGACAAAACCGAGCGCATTGCGTGGAAGGCCGAAAAAGCTAAAAACGATGAGACATTCGAAAAAGAATATAGAATCTATGAGCTCTCTCAAATAGACGGAATGCCTGAGTGTATTTCCTATCAAATTCCTTTTAGGCATTTATGCAATCTTTTACAGATAAATTCGGGCGATATTGAAGCCGTAATAAAGGGGCTTCCCGATGTAAAGCCTGCCCAAGCCGATAGACTGAGATCCCGTGCCGAATGTGCCTGGAATTGGATCACGGACGGGGGAGCTCCCGAAGAGTTTAAGTTTGCTTTAAGAGCTGACGGCTCAAAGGCTGAACTTTCCGAGCCGGAAACAAAGGCGATTAAAACGATAAGGGATTCCCTTTTACCTAAAATGGACGAGATGGACGAAAAGACATTTTCGACAGCCCTTTACGATGCGGCAAAAGAATGCGGCTTGGAGTCCAAGCAAATGTTTGTCGCCGTTTATCAAGCCCTTGTTTCAAAGGATCAGGGCCCGCGCCTTGCAGGCTTTATGAAAACCATAGGCAAAGAAAGACTGGAGAAAATATTTAAAGATTATTAA
- a CDS encoding ABC transporter ATP-binding protein/permease yields MIHKRLTRSVPKSKKWILLSALSSWISLLCNVVITFVTVRFIFSLYNSSLDKKTVFVLLCAASAALIIRVIAVRKRSYFSYRAGTEVKRTLRSMLYDKFISLKLNYSQYISMAEVTQIGTDGIEQLDSYFGAYLPQFFFSMAAPVTLFIILAPINFFAALVLFVCVPLIPLSIAAIQTVAKRILKKYLDVYTGLGDSFLDNLRGLITLKAYSDDEAQHRELNAEAENFRRVTMRVLTMQLNSIFVMDTVAYGGTALGTIVSLYQLRAGNLSIEGALLFILLCAEFFLPLRALGSFFHIAMNGITAANRLFELMDVKSDSASVLSEAELEETAKKIKRAQPGSQPDSLQGNLPSLEVKNLNFNYNESKQVLKNISLEFLKPGFYGIAGESGSGKSTAAALLMGLQKNYSGEILLSGIEAKKLPDEFRAKYMNLVSTESFLFGASVRENLLIAKPSASDEELMSVLKKVLLDEFILNRNSSEAGNSGLNFYIESGGKNLSGGQVQRFALARALLHDADIYIFDEAVSNIDVESEELILSTLYELSKTKIIIFISHRLANIENADHIYVFEKGEIKEEGTHSNLIEKNGIYARMYLQQKDLEKIRMGVK; encoded by the coding sequence GCGCTTTATTTTTAGCTTATATAATTCTTCGCTTGATAAAAAAACGGTTTTTGTGTTGTTATGTGCAGCTTCGGCTGCCTTGATAATAAGAGTTATTGCCGTCCGTAAGCGTTCTTACTTTTCGTATAGGGCAGGAACCGAGGTTAAAAGAACATTGCGCTCGATGCTCTATGATAAATTTATTTCGTTAAAGCTTAATTATTCTCAATATATAAGCATGGCCGAGGTTACTCAAATAGGCACTGACGGAATCGAGCAGCTCGATTCTTATTTTGGGGCCTATCTGCCTCAGTTTTTTTTCAGTATGGCAGCTCCGGTAACTCTTTTTATAATTCTTGCACCGATAAACTTTTTTGCCGCCCTTGTGCTTTTTGTCTGTGTGCCCCTAATTCCCCTTTCGATTGCAGCTATTCAAACGGTTGCAAAGCGTATTTTAAAAAAATACCTTGACGTTTATACGGGGCTCGGAGATTCCTTTTTGGATAACCTCCGCGGCCTTATCACCTTGAAGGCCTATTCCGATGATGAAGCTCAGCATAGGGAACTAAATGCCGAGGCGGAAAATTTTAGGCGGGTAACGATGAGAGTTTTAACCATGCAGCTTAATTCCATCTTTGTGATGGATACCGTTGCATACGGCGGGACTGCCCTCGGAACAATCGTCAGTCTTTATCAGTTAAGAGCCGGAAATCTTTCAATAGAAGGGGCATTGCTTTTTATTTTGCTCTGTGCCGAATTCTTTTTACCTCTGCGGGCACTGGGCTCGTTCTTTCATATAGCGATGAACGGCATAACCGCAGCGAACCGCCTCTTTGAATTGATGGATGTAAAAAGCGATTCGGCTTCAGTTTTAAGCGAAGCCGAACTTGAAGAAACAGCAAAAAAAATTAAAAGGGCTCAGCCCGGCAGTCAGCCTGATTCTCTACAGGGCAATTTGCCTTCGCTCGAAGTAAAAAATTTAAACTTTAATTATAACGAATCAAAGCAGGTTCTAAAAAATATCTCTCTTGAATTTTTAAAACCGGGCTTTTACGGCATCGCAGGAGAAAGCGGTTCGGGCAAATCCACTGCGGCTGCCTTACTTATGGGCTTACAAAAAAACTATTCCGGCGAAATTCTCTTATCGGGCATAGAAGCAAAAAAACTCCCCGACGAATTTAGAGCTAAGTATATGAACCTTGTTTCTACCGAAAGCTTTTTGTTCGGCGCTTCGGTTAGAGAAAATCTTTTAATAGCGAAGCCTTCTGCAAGCGATGAAGAATTGATGAGCGTATTAAAAAAAGTTCTCTTAGACGAGTTTATTTTAAACAGAAACTCTTCGGAAGCCGGTAATTCGGGCCTGAACTTTTATATTGAATCGGGCGGAAAAAATTTATCGGGCGGACAGGTTCAGCGGTTTGCTCTTGCACGGGCACTTCTCCATGATGCAGACATTTATATTTTTGATGAGGCTGTAAGCAATATCGATGTCGAAAGTGAAGAGCTTATTTTAAGCACCCTTTATGAATTAAGTAAAACCAAAATAATTATCTTTATTTCGCACAGGCTTGCAAACATTGAAAACGCAGACCATATCTATGTATTTGAAAAAGGCGAAATAAAAGAAGAAGGAACTCATTCAAACCTTATTGAAAAAAACGGCATCTATGCAAGGATGTATTTACAGCAAAAAGATCTTGAAAAAATACGGATGGGTGTAAAATGA
- a CDS encoding precorrin-8X methylmutase, which yields MYIKKPMEIENKSMDIIEESMADVAFTEEEKIIAKRMIHTTGDVEYRKIIIFQNNFIESAKRALQKGITIFTDTKMVLTGINKPALSKTENKLLCLIDDERVFKMSKENGITRSSAAVDLAVQEGAKAFVIGNAPTALFRLLELCEEKKVSPEFIIGVPVGFVGAAESKEALRSSPLPQISTVGTKGGSNVAASIINALLYMMVERE from the coding sequence ATGTACATTAAAAAACCTATGGAAATAGAAAACAAGAGCATGGATATAATTGAAGAAAGCATGGCTGATGTTGCTTTTACGGAAGAAGAAAAAATTATAGCCAAGAGGATGATTCACACTACTGGTGATGTCGAGTACCGAAAGATAATCATCTTTCAAAATAACTTTATAGAATCGGCTAAAAGGGCTCTTCAAAAGGGCATAACTATTTTTACAGATACCAAGATGGTGCTGACAGGCATCAATAAACCCGCTCTCTCAAAAACCGAAAATAAACTTTTATGCTTGATTGATGACGAGAGGGTTTTTAAGATGTCCAAGGAGAACGGAATTACGCGCTCTTCGGCAGCCGTAGACCTTGCAGTCCAAGAAGGAGCCAAAGCCTTTGTCATAGGCAATGCCCCGACGGCTCTTTTTAGACTCTTGGAGCTTTGCGAAGAAAAAAAAGTTTCCCCCGAATTTATAATCGGTGTTCCCGTCGGCTTTGTAGGAGCCGCCGAATCGAAAGAAGCCCTGCGTTCAAGCCCCCTTCCCCAAATCTCGACCGTAGGCACCAAGGGCGGAAGCAATGTCGCCGCCTCTATTATAAACGCCCTGCTTTATATGATGGTAGAAAGGGAGTAA
- a CDS encoding ABC transporter ATP-binding protein — MKKSELIKKLIVFVKPLSGVMTITVILRVAGFIIAAAIPVLGGVGIVSLLDLKIFNVSVSLDFVIIGLIICAVSRGIFRYGEQLSGHYIAFTLLALIRDKIFTAMRKLAFVKLQKKDSGSLLSIITADIELLEVFYAHTIAPAASAVLYFIFALIIFAKIHIVLSLTVALIYIVIGFFLPLLFAKMDDGAGVEYRKKMSSLNSFFLDSLLGIKEIIFFDKIKERKDNIEKRGEAISGTFKLLKNFEGKTFAITEAALTLCNFLMLGISAFLLVNGKIDFASFLISNLMLLSGYGPIIAVSGLAVNLQQTFASAERVFSLLEEKPELDEVTDGQNLSFEKADADNINFRYDDMEVLKDVSISVKKDEIVGLCGKSGSGKSTLLRLIMRFFDPLSGEVKMNGIDIKKINTASLREAVSYITQQTYIFKKSIYENILLANRNASKEDVIEAAKKAAIHDFIMSLPEGYDTKMTELGGNLSSGEKQRLGLARAFLHKAPLLLLDEPTGNLDSLNEALILNSIYQEKKDKGVLIVSHRKSTVNAADKIVYIEKGRVR; from the coding sequence ATGAAAAAAAGCGAACTTATAAAAAAATTGATAGTATTTGTAAAACCCCTTAGCGGCGTTATGACCATAACGGTCATCTTACGGGTCGCTGGGTTCATCATTGCAGCGGCCATTCCTGTTTTGGGCGGAGTCGGCATTGTCTCTCTTTTAGACTTAAAGATTTTTAATGTTTCGGTTTCCTTGGATTTTGTAATCATAGGTCTCATAATCTGTGCCGTAAGCCGAGGTATCTTTAGATACGGCGAGCAGCTTTCGGGGCACTACATAGCCTTTACCCTCTTGGCTTTGATACGGGATAAAATTTTTACGGCTATGAGAAAACTCGCCTTTGTTAAATTACAAAAAAAGGATTCAGGCAGCCTTCTGTCTATTATAACTGCCGACATAGAATTGCTCGAAGTTTTTTATGCCCACACAATAGCCCCTGCAGCTTCTGCCGTTCTCTACTTTATTTTTGCCTTAATTATCTTTGCTAAAATACACATTGTCTTAAGCCTTACGGTTGCCCTTATCTATATAGTCATCGGCTTCTTCCTTCCTCTTCTTTTTGCTAAGATGGATGACGGGGCCGGTGTAGAATACCGAAAAAAAATGAGCTCCCTTAATTCTTTCTTTTTGGATTCCCTCCTCGGAATAAAGGAGATTATCTTTTTCGATAAGATAAAAGAAAGAAAAGATAATATTGAAAAAAGAGGCGAGGCCATAAGCGGAACCTTTAAGCTTTTAAAAAACTTTGAGGGTAAAACATTTGCAATTACGGAAGCAGCTCTTACTCTTTGTAATTTTTTAATGCTGGGCATTTCTGCCTTCCTTTTGGTAAACGGAAAAATCGACTTTGCATCTTTTTTGATTTCCAATCTAATGCTTCTTTCAGGCTACGGCCCGATAATTGCGGTTTCAGGTTTGGCTGTAAACTTGCAGCAAACATTTGCTTCAGCAGAAAGAGTTTTTTCTCTGCTTGAAGAAAAACCGGAACTTGATGAAGTTACAGACGGCCAAAACCTAAGCTTTGAAAAAGCCGATGCCGATAATATCAACTTTAGATATGACGATATGGAAGTTTTAAAGGATGTAAGTATCTCCGTTAAAAAAGATGAGATAGTCGGACTTTGCGGCAAAAGCGGAAGCGGTAAGAGTACATTGCTCCGCCTAATCATGCGCTTTTTCGATCCCCTGTCGGGTGAGGTAAAGATGAACGGTATCGATATTAAAAAGATAAACACGGCAAGTTTACGGGAGGCTGTTTCTTATATTACCCAGCAGACCTATATTTTCAAAAAATCTATTTATGAAAATATTCTTCTTGCAAACAGGAATGCTTCAAAAGAGGATGTTATCGAAGCCGCCAAAAAAGCCGCAATCCACGATTTTATTATGAGCTTACCTGAAGGCTATGATACGAAGATGACTGAGCTTGGAGGAAATCTTTCGAGCGGCGAAAAGCAGCGCCTCGGCCTTGCCCGAGCCTTTTTGCACAAGGCTCCGCTTTTGTTACTCGACGAGCCGACTGGAAACTTGGACAGCTTAAACGAAGCCCTCATTTTAAATTCGATATACCAAGAAAAAAAAGACAAGGGCGTTTTAATCGTAAGCCACCGCAAATCCACCGTGAACGCCGCCGACAAAATTGTCTACATTGAAAAGGGAAGGGTAAGGTAG
- a CDS encoding Hsp33 family molecular chaperone HslO encodes MIDKPITDPVLIEKFKTMHEDGMTVFMLGEGQIRGAFFHGTRFVNKMRVQHNLGILESLALGHASLCGALLIPTMKGRDRIIFRCDTQGPLVGFSVEAFSEGFVRGYLLEDPIRPDTPLETWDLKPLFGEGKISVIRFPEGAREPLTGIVEIKHKNIALDLSEYFLQSEQTVTGFNTGIQFDKEGRIIGAGGMYIQLMPGAEEALIEKAEKAFAACPSIGQWFAEGGDREDVIFGLFRDCNPQVLIERKIDFYCPCSEENFRDKLFTLPEKEIADMYENGPEEIELYCHNCGSVYKYPKSILKEKINVH; translated from the coding sequence ATGATAGATAAACCGATAACCGATCCCGTCTTAATCGAAAAATTTAAAACCATGCACGAAGACGGAATGACGGTCTTTATGCTAGGCGAAGGCCAAATACGCGGAGCTTTTTTTCACGGAACCCGTTTTGTAAATAAGATGAGGGTGCAGCACAATTTAGGTATTTTAGAAAGCCTGGCCCTCGGCCACGCTTCCCTCTGCGGGGCACTCTTAATTCCGACAATGAAAGGAAGAGACCGAATCATATTTAGATGCGACACCCAAGGCCCTCTTGTAGGTTTTAGTGTCGAAGCCTTTAGCGAAGGCTTTGTAAGGGGCTATCTTTTGGAAGACCCAATAAGGCCGGATACTCCCTTAGAAACATGGGACCTAAAACCTCTTTTCGGAGAAGGGAAAATCTCGGTTATCCGCTTCCCTGAAGGCGCCAGGGAACCCCTAACCGGAATCGTAGAAATAAAACACAAAAACATAGCCCTTGACCTATCCGAATATTTTTTACAATCCGAGCAGACGGTAACGGGCTTTAATACAGGCATCCAATTCGACAAGGAAGGAAGAATCATCGGGGCGGGCGGAATGTATATTCAGCTAATGCCGGGAGCCGAAGAAGCATTGATAGAAAAAGCGGAAAAAGCTTTTGCAGCCTGCCCCTCGATAGGCCAATGGTTTGCAGAAGGAGGAGACAGGGAAGATGTTATCTTCGGCCTTTTCCGTGACTGTAATCCTCAAGTTTTAATCGAAAGAAAGATAGACTTTTATTGTCCCTGCTCGGAAGAAAATTTCCGCGATAAACTTTTTACCCTACCTGAAAAAGAAATCGCAGACATGTACGAAAACGGCCCTGAGGAAATAGAGCTTTATTGTCATAACTGCGGTTCAGTTTATAAATATCCCAAAAGCATCTTAAAGGAAAAAATCAATGTACATTAA